One genomic region from Longimicrobium sp. encodes:
- a CDS encoding NAD(P)H-hydrate dehydratase has product MPDRQPAAAPPDRDAFFGAERVPVLTADEMRAWDERAVRKGIPEPVLMEAAGRAAAAVIHRHYPEGEFAVCVGSGNNGGDGLVVARTLQAWGRDVVVVKVGSRLPDEKLLHGWNPTIADFSESVVFRFESAVLVDALLGTGSTGAPRPPYDAAIDWMKFRRVVALDGPSGIDFTTGAAAGKAVRAELTVTFGAPKRGLLLYPGRRHAGRIVAVEIGFDPLDRYGAELLTPAWAAGRLPEIPPHAHKGQMGRVLVVAGRKGMAGAAVLAGTGALRAGAGYAVLIGPEANRAILQSALPEALFLDRDDLADGFGAGADAVVAGPGMGTDGASLNLLRQVVAATECPLLLDADATTLLARHPGLRGEIRAPLLLTPHPGEMGRLLGREAREIVLDPFGAAAEAAERFGCAVLLKGSPSVVAESGKPALVNVAGHSGIATGGMGDVLSGVIGAFLAVRREPRDAAGLGLFYAGRAAQLAGRGRGLLPRDVADALSDALLEPPLAESPLGIPGITLDLHAAY; this is encoded by the coding sequence ATGCCCGACCGGCAGCCTGCGGCCGCACCGCCCGACCGCGACGCGTTCTTCGGCGCCGAGCGCGTCCCCGTGCTCACCGCCGACGAGATGCGCGCCTGGGACGAGCGCGCCGTCCGGAAGGGCATCCCCGAGCCGGTGCTGATGGAGGCCGCCGGGCGCGCCGCCGCGGCGGTGATCCACCGGCACTACCCCGAGGGTGAGTTCGCCGTCTGCGTCGGCAGCGGCAACAACGGGGGGGACGGGCTCGTGGTGGCCCGCACGCTCCAGGCGTGGGGGCGCGACGTCGTCGTGGTGAAAGTCGGCAGCCGCCTTCCCGACGAGAAGCTCCTGCACGGGTGGAACCCGACGATCGCCGATTTCTCGGAGAGCGTCGTCTTCCGTTTCGAGTCCGCGGTGTTGGTCGACGCGCTCCTGGGCACCGGGTCCACCGGGGCGCCGCGCCCGCCGTACGATGCGGCGATCGACTGGATGAAGTTCAGGCGGGTGGTGGCGCTCGACGGCCCTTCGGGAATCGATTTCACCACGGGCGCCGCCGCGGGAAAGGCGGTACGCGCGGAGCTGACGGTGACCTTCGGCGCTCCCAAGCGCGGGCTGCTGCTCTACCCCGGGCGCCGGCACGCGGGGCGAATCGTCGCGGTGGAGATCGGCTTCGACCCGCTGGATCGCTACGGGGCCGAGCTCCTCACCCCCGCGTGGGCGGCCGGGCGGCTTCCCGAGATCCCCCCGCACGCGCACAAGGGGCAGATGGGGCGCGTGCTGGTGGTGGCCGGGCGGAAGGGGATGGCGGGGGCGGCGGTGCTGGCGGGGACGGGCGCCCTGCGCGCGGGCGCGGGCTACGCCGTGCTGATCGGCCCCGAGGCGAACCGGGCGATCCTCCAGTCCGCGCTCCCCGAGGCGCTCTTCCTGGACCGCGACGACCTGGCGGACGGCTTCGGCGCGGGTGCCGACGCGGTGGTCGCCGGGCCGGGAATGGGCACCGACGGGGCCTCGCTCAACCTCCTGCGCCAGGTGGTCGCCGCGACGGAGTGCCCGCTCCTCCTCGACGCCGACGCCACGACGCTGCTCGCGCGCCACCCCGGCCTGCGCGGCGAGATCCGGGCGCCGCTCCTCCTCACCCCGCACCCGGGAGAGATGGGCCGGCTGCTGGGGAGGGAGGCGCGGGAGATCGTGCTGGACCCCTTCGGCGCCGCGGCGGAAGCCGCGGAGCGCTTCGGCTGCGCGGTGCTGCTGAAGGGCTCGCCGTCCGTCGTCGCGGAGAGCGGGAAGCCGGCGCTGGTGAACGTGGCCGGGCACTCCGGCATCGCCACGGGGGGGATGGGCGACGTGCTGAGCGGGGTGATCGGCGCGTTCCTGGCGGTCCGCCGCGAGCCTCGCGACGCCGCCGGGCTGGGGCTCTTCTACGCCGGCCGCGCCGCCCAGCTCGCCGGCCGCGGCCGGGGCCTGCTGCCGCGCGACGTGGCCGACGCGCTCTCCGACGCGCTGCTGGAGCCGCCGCTCGCTGAGAGCCCCCTCGGCATCCCCGGCATCACCCTGGATCTGCACGCGGCGTACTGA
- a CDS encoding Minf_1886 family protein: MDGAVLAEPVMERLRRRFPGYHDTAYLFILAALHYTIERLGEARHISGRELAEGCRDLALDRYGPMARSVLEYWGIRSTRDFGEIVFALVELGILVKQDDDSLGDFDGIFCFAEAFERNYPWGCPRRLKD; the protein is encoded by the coding sequence ATGGATGGAGCCGTGCTGGCCGAGCCCGTGATGGAGCGCCTCCGGCGGCGCTTCCCCGGTTATCACGATACGGCCTACCTCTTCATCCTCGCCGCGCTGCACTACACCATCGAGCGGCTGGGCGAGGCGCGCCACATCAGCGGCCGCGAGCTGGCCGAGGGGTGCCGCGACCTGGCGCTCGACCGCTACGGCCCCATGGCCCGCTCGGTGCTGGAGTACTGGGGGATCCGCTCCACCCGCGACTTCGGCGAGATCGTCTTCGCCCTGGTGGAGCTCGGCATCCTGGTCAAGCAGGACGACGACTCTCTGGGCGACTTCGACGGCATCTTCTGCTTCGCCGAGGCGTTCGAGCGGAACTACCCCTGGGGCTGCCCCCGCCGGCTGAAGGACTGA
- a CDS encoding YigZ family protein: MTADEFLTLAAPAEAETRVKGSVFLALAAPAASEEEARALLAGREKARWDATHHCSAWRLRSGVSRANDAGEPSGSAGAPILAAIDGAGLTDCIVVVTRWFGGTRLGVGGLARAYGEAAADALSAAPKRLGTRAARLSVRYPYEHTAAVMRALERAGAAEVEHGYAESGDAGTVEFSVPASAAAGVAEELREATAGALAPEPLGEAVLYRNANR; the protein is encoded by the coding sequence GTGACCGCCGACGAGTTCCTGACCCTGGCCGCGCCCGCGGAGGCCGAGACCCGCGTGAAGGGCTCGGTCTTCCTGGCGCTCGCCGCGCCCGCCGCGAGCGAGGAGGAGGCGCGCGCGCTCCTGGCCGGGCGCGAGAAGGCGAGGTGGGACGCCACGCACCACTGCTCGGCGTGGAGGCTGCGGAGCGGAGTCTCCCGGGCCAACGACGCGGGGGAGCCGTCGGGGAGCGCGGGGGCGCCGATCCTGGCGGCGATCGACGGCGCGGGGCTCACCGACTGCATCGTGGTCGTCACCCGCTGGTTCGGGGGGACCAGGCTCGGCGTGGGCGGGCTGGCGCGCGCCTACGGCGAGGCGGCGGCGGACGCGCTCTCCGCCGCGCCGAAGCGGCTCGGCACCCGCGCCGCGCGCCTCTCGGTGCGCTACCCGTACGAGCACACGGCCGCCGTGATGCGGGCGCTGGAGCGCGCGGGCGCGGCGGAGGTGGAGCACGGCTACGCGGAGTCGGGAGACGCGGGGACGGTCGAGTTCAGCGTCCCCGCCTCGGCCGCGGCGGGGGTGGCGGAGGAGCTGCGCGAGGCCACGGCGGGGGCGCTGGCGCCGGAGCCGCTCGGGGAAGCCGTGCTCTACCGGAACGCGAACCGGTGA